The following coding sequences lie in one Eubacterium ventriosum genomic window:
- a CDS encoding ABC transporter permease: MVKVENKETLRLLTKRFMKMNRARNIIAVIAIMLTSLLFTSLFVGSVSMILSKRATEIKQFMDSSHAIAQNLSEEDAERLQKTIEQSDEVERYGTGIFLGAGRDKHFGFSVEVRYADKNMAESFNCLPTTGRLPEKENEVAVSSLVLEALGVTPKIGEEVTLTWEVNPMLKQYKTDTFQICGFWQGDKAVLGQMVWVSEAYAKENCYPVTQKELENGIYNGGKEYSVWYKNLWNLEKKTENISKTAGFTKAGTGLEINPAYNLFEEDSFSFTSLIVMVLFVILAGYLIIYNIFNISVKTDIRAYGLLKNVGTTGKQLKKIVRMQAWKLSAVGIPIGLIFGYLAGFCMSPSLTADAQISAQAGKTAQTVVSANPLIFFAAALLTLLTVYLSSLQACKMVERVSPVEALHLAEGEQSQKKIKKNTSVTWWGMAVQNVFHNWKKGLIVMFSIALSMVVVNYIVMLVQGYDFESYRNIFLASDFQLDQMTDTLSNTNFNGITPEIKEILNKCPESEKTGYVYYSEERHKMEPALLKTWETLAEKNKENWTDYEKQIWEETKADNTVKVHFLGISEAVFDMLEWKGEKCSWDTFKSGDYVIVDYSDKYTEQPVSYYQSGETFKMEYGNGKQKDYGVIGEAMMPYSLDYPYADSVYVTVMVPEEEYITQTENQSAMYATIDAKKGEDKQVKEYIDKNVLKENDMINVFSVLDMKASFRRFVSKYYMIGSFLVVILAFIGIMNFFNTTATSVISRKKELALLEVVGMTKKQISKMLVAEGFLYLGGAFMIAVLLVVVGAKQILINTLGTAFFFRLHLTIVPCVLMIPILVGIAYVIPKYQFEKMSRESVVERIRKE, from the coding sequence ATGGTAAAAGTAGAGAATAAAGAAACGTTACGATTATTGACGAAACGTTTTATGAAAATGAACCGAGCAAGAAATATTATTGCTGTTATTGCAATCATGTTGACATCACTGTTATTTACAAGCCTCTTTGTGGGGAGCGTATCCATGATACTTTCCAAAAGAGCAACGGAAATTAAGCAATTTATGGATTCATCCCATGCTATTGCGCAGAATTTGTCAGAAGAAGATGCGGAGAGATTGCAAAAAACAATAGAACAAAGTGATGAGGTGGAACGATATGGAACAGGCATTTTTCTGGGAGCAGGAAGAGATAAACATTTTGGCTTTTCAGTAGAAGTTAGATATGCAGATAAAAATATGGCAGAAAGCTTTAATTGTCTGCCAACTACAGGAAGACTGCCAGAGAAGGAAAATGAAGTAGCAGTCAGCAGCTTGGTACTGGAAGCATTGGGAGTTACACCAAAGATTGGGGAAGAAGTCACGCTGACGTGGGAAGTAAATCCAATGCTGAAACAATACAAAACAGATACATTCCAGATATGTGGATTTTGGCAGGGTGATAAGGCTGTTTTAGGTCAGATGGTCTGGGTATCTGAAGCCTATGCGAAGGAGAATTGTTATCCTGTTACACAGAAAGAATTAGAAAATGGTATCTATAATGGGGGAAAGGAGTATTCTGTCTGGTACAAGAATCTTTGGAATCTGGAAAAGAAAACAGAAAATATATCTAAGACAGCAGGATTTACGAAAGCAGGGACAGGATTGGAGATCAATCCGGCATATAATCTTTTTGAAGAAGATTCATTTTCATTCACTTCCCTTATTGTAATGGTACTGTTTGTGATATTGGCTGGTTACTTAATTATTTATAATATTTTTAATATATCCGTGAAAACGGATATTAGAGCCTATGGATTATTGAAGAACGTGGGAACAACAGGAAAACAATTGAAAAAAATTGTACGTATGCAGGCATGGAAATTGTCAGCAGTGGGGATTCCAATCGGATTGATTTTCGGTTATCTTGCAGGTTTTTGTATGTCGCCGTCTCTGACAGCAGATGCCCAAATCAGTGCACAGGCAGGAAAGACTGCACAGACAGTAGTATCAGCTAATCCTTTGATTTTTTTTGCAGCAGCACTTCTGACACTTTTAACGGTGTATTTATCCAGTCTACAGGCTTGTAAAATGGTGGAAAGAGTTTCGCCTGTGGAAGCCCTACATTTGGCAGAAGGAGAGCAGTCACAGAAGAAAATAAAAAAGAATACTTCTGTAACCTGGTGGGGAATGGCAGTTCAAAATGTGTTCCATAACTGGAAAAAGGGATTGATTGTTATGTTTTCTATCGCTCTTTCTATGGTAGTGGTCAACTATATTGTGATGTTGGTGCAGGGATATGATTTTGAGTCTTACCGGAATATATTTTTAGCATCTGATTTTCAACTGGATCAGATGACCGACACTTTATCGAATACAAATTTCAATGGTATTACACCTGAAATCAAAGAGATTCTGAATAAGTGTCCGGAAAGTGAGAAAACAGGATATGTGTATTATTCGGAAGAAAGACATAAGATGGAACCAGCACTTTTGAAAACGTGGGAGACATTGGCAGAAAAAAACAAAGAAAACTGGACAGATTATGAAAAGCAAATCTGGGAGGAAACAAAAGCGGATAATACTGTAAAGGTTCATTTCCTCGGAATTAGTGAAGCGGTGTTTGATATGTTAGAATGGAAAGGGGAAAAATGTTCCTGGGATACGTTTAAAAGTGGGGATTATGTGATTGTGGACTATAGTGATAAATATACAGAACAACCAGTTTCTTATTATCAGTCTGGCGAAACTTTTAAAATGGAGTACGGAAACGGAAAACAGAAAGATTATGGGGTGATCGGAGAAGCTATGATGCCATATTCCCTGGATTATCCGTATGCAGATTCTGTTTATGTTACAGTAATGGTCCCAGAAGAAGAGTATATCACCCAGACAGAAAATCAATCAGCAATGTATGCTACTATTGATGCCAAGAAGGGCGAGGATAAGCAAGTAAAAGAATACATTGATAAAAATGTTTTGAAAGAAAATGATATGATAAATGTTTTTTCTGTATTGGATATGAAGGCGAGCTTTAGGCGGTTTGTCAGTAAATATTATATGATCGGTAGTTTTCTTGTCGTTATTTTAGCCTTTATTGGCATTATGAATTTCTTTAATACAACAGCAACTTCTGTAATTAGCAGAAAAAAAGAACTGGCACTTTTGGAAGTTGTTGGAATGACGAAAAAACAGATATCGAAAATGCTAGTGGCTGAGGGATTCCTATATTTGGGAGGCGCATTTATGATTGCAGTATTGTTAGTTGTGGTTGGAGCAAAGCAGATTTTAATAAATACGCTCGGTACGGCATTTTTCTTCCGGCTACATCTTACGATAGTGCCATGTGTGCTTATGATTCCAATTTTGGTTGGGATTGCGTATGTGATACCAAAGTATCAGTTTGAAAAGATGAGTCGGGAAAGTGTTGTTGAAAGAATTCGCAAGGAATAG
- a CDS encoding ATP-binding protein → MTRFIEKTTAITPNRELQPDEYFNETDHLIYCSKCNTPRQCRHELQGKVLIPSIRCKCQQEIFEQEEAQRKLHEKQMEIKHLKTSGLQDKALYDYTFARDNGINPEIKLAHNYVSNWEEMKANASGLLIWGDVGTGKSFFAGCIANALLEKGVPVLMTNFSRILNTLTGMHFEDRNQFINSLNRYSLLIIDDLGIERNSDFALEQVFNVIDSRYRSKKPLIITTNLTLSELNNAADIAHKRIYDRILERCIPVRINNRNIRQDNATANLKQAKKILLNNHAPNQN, encoded by the coding sequence ATGACAAGATTTATAGAAAAAACAACCGCTATAACACCAAACAGAGAGCTTCAGCCTGATGAATATTTTAACGAAACAGACCACCTGATCTACTGTTCCAAATGCAATACGCCAAGACAATGCCGGCATGAATTACAGGGAAAGGTTCTTATTCCTTCCATCCGCTGTAAATGCCAGCAGGAAATCTTTGAGCAGGAAGAAGCCCAGAGAAAACTTCATGAAAAACAAATGGAAATAAAGCATCTTAAAACCAGCGGCTTACAGGACAAAGCACTCTATGACTACACTTTTGCCAGGGATAACGGCATCAATCCGGAAATAAAACTGGCACACAATTATGTAAGCAACTGGGAAGAGATGAAAGCAAACGCTTCCGGACTTCTTATCTGGGGTGATGTCGGTACTGGAAAATCTTTTTTTGCAGGCTGCATTGCCAATGCCCTTCTGGAAAAAGGCGTTCCTGTACTGATGACCAACTTTTCCCGGATTCTGAATACCCTTACCGGAATGCATTTTGAAGACAGAAACCAGTTCATCAACAGCTTAAACCGCTACAGTCTTCTGATTATTGATGATCTCGGAATTGAGCGGAACTCTGACTTTGCACTGGAACAGGTATTCAATGTGATCGACAGTCGTTACCGCAGTAAAAAGCCCCTGATCATAACGACCAATCTCACTTTATCAGAGCTGAATAACGCCGCTGATATCGCACACAAACGAATTTATGACCGTATTCTGGAGAGATGTATTCCTGTCCGTATCAATAACCGGAATATTCGTCAGGACAATGCAACAGCTAATTTAAAACAGGCGAAAAAAATCCTGTTGAACAATCATGCTCCGAACCAGAACTGA
- a CDS encoding sensor histidine kinase: MIETIMLIVVIFVLSGVFWYSFFYQKEKKLLNRLQQMLDCAIDGELERTEISEEKYSALENSMKQYIDSSFLAGKNQQEQKEVIQKLISDIAHQTLTPISNLKIYGEILSEVSNENQEEIATILEQTEKLDFLIQSLVKLSRMESGIIAVHSEDTTIKQMLESIQQQFNVKVREKNITLSLCDTDLHIRCDSKWTVEALGNIVDNAIKYTACGGNVQIKVEQYSFFVKIDIIDDGIGIEKEEIPKIFGRFYRSLSVADQPGVGIGLFLAREIIQAQKGYIKVTSKRGKGSTFSVFLPIAKKE; this comes from the coding sequence ATGATAGAAACAATTATGTTGATTGTAGTTATATTTGTCCTGAGCGGAGTTTTTTGGTACAGCTTTTTTTATCAGAAAGAAAAAAAGCTTTTGAACCGGCTGCAGCAAATGCTGGACTGTGCAATAGATGGAGAACTGGAACGGACAGAAATATCAGAAGAAAAGTATTCTGCTCTTGAAAACAGCATGAAACAATATATAGACAGTAGCTTTCTGGCAGGAAAAAATCAACAGGAACAGAAAGAAGTGATACAAAAACTTATTTCAGATATTGCGCATCAGACACTGACTCCTATTTCAAATCTGAAAATCTATGGAGAAATACTCTCTGAAGTGAGTAATGAAAATCAGGAGGAAATAGCTACCATTTTGGAGCAAACAGAGAAATTAGATTTTTTGATACAATCATTGGTCAAATTATCACGGATGGAGAGTGGAATTATCGCAGTACATTCGGAGGATACTACTATTAAGCAGATGCTTGAATCTATACAGCAACAGTTTAACGTAAAAGTAAGGGAGAAGAATATTACTCTGAGCCTATGTGACACGGATTTGCATATTCGATGTGATTCAAAATGGACTGTGGAGGCACTCGGAAATATTGTAGACAATGCGATTAAATACACAGCATGTGGGGGAAATGTTCAGATAAAAGTCGAGCAGTATTCTTTTTTTGTAAAGATTGATATCATTGATGATGGCATTGGAATAGAAAAAGAAGAAATACCAAAGATATTTGGAAGGTTTTATCGGAGTCTGTCAGTGGCAGACCAGCCAGGAGTAGGAATTGGCTTATTCCTTGCAAGAGAGATCATTCAGGCACAAAAGGGGTATATAAAAGTGACATCAAAGAGAGGAAAGGGTTCTACATTTTCTGTGTTTCTTCCGATAGCAAAGAAGGAATAG
- a CDS encoding ABC transporter ATP-binding protein: MNILKAVNLRKIYGQGETEVRALDGINLEVEKGEFVAIVGTSGSGKSTLLHIIGGLDNPTSGQVIVDGQNLSHMTDEELTIFRRRNIGFVFQQYNLVPMLNVWENIVLPVKLDGKKIEKGYVNEIIDTLGIRTKLENLPSALSGGQQQRVAIARALAAKPAILLADEPTGNLDSKTSQDVLGLLKVTSKRFHQTIVMITHNEEIAQMADRILQIEDGKIVSDSGLV, encoded by the coding sequence ATGAATATATTAAAAGCAGTAAATTTACGAAAAATATATGGGCAGGGAGAAACAGAAGTCAGGGCTCTTGATGGTATAAACCTGGAAGTAGAAAAAGGGGAGTTTGTAGCGATTGTTGGAACCTCTGGAAGTGGAAAGTCTACATTGCTTCATATCATTGGTGGTTTGGATAATCCAACATCCGGTCAGGTCATTGTTGACGGACAGAATTTAAGCCATATGACAGATGAAGAGCTTACTATTTTTAGGCGTAGAAATATTGGATTTGTATTTCAACAGTATAATCTGGTTCCGATGCTGAATGTATGGGAAAATATTGTTCTTCCTGTAAAACTGGATGGAAAAAAGATTGAAAAAGGCTATGTAAATGAAATCATAGATACACTGGGCATTCGGACAAAACTGGAAAATCTTCCAAGTGCACTGTCAGGGGGTCAGCAGCAAAGGGTGGCAATTGCAAGAGCATTAGCGGCAAAACCTGCTATTTTGCTGGCAGATGAACCGACAGGCAATCTGGACTCAAAAACGAGTCAGGATGTATTGGGACTTTTAAAAGTCACCAGTAAGCGTTTTCATCAAACGATTGTAATGATTACTCACAATGAGGAGATTGCCCAGATGGCTGACAGGATTTTACAGATTGAAGACGGAAAAATTGTTTCAGACAGTGGTTTGGTATAG
- a CDS encoding response regulator transcription factor — protein sequence MSEKLLIVEDDKKLNDGIRLALKNDAYFFYQCRTLQEARAILNREDITLVLLDVNLPDGNGIDFVREIRKNSQVPIILLTVNNMEVDIVTGLEAGANDYITKPFSLMVLRARVSVQLRNKEAAAKNSMELDGFEFYFDKMEFFKDGEPIELSKTEQKLLRVLCENRGKVLKREYLIDEVWQGDTEFVDAHALTVAIKRLRDKLEDDTQKPEYIKTVYGIGYTWAVNG from the coding sequence ATGAGTGAAAAGTTACTGATTGTTGAAGATGACAAAAAATTAAATGATGGAATCCGTCTGGCTTTAAAGAATGATGCTTATTTCTTTTATCAGTGCAGAACTTTGCAGGAAGCGAGAGCGATTCTAAACAGGGAAGACATTACATTAGTTTTATTAGATGTGAACTTGCCGGATGGGAATGGGATTGATTTTGTAAGAGAAATAAGGAAAAACAGTCAGGTGCCGATTATTCTGCTTACAGTAAATAACATGGAAGTGGATATTGTGACAGGATTGGAAGCAGGGGCAAATGATTATATTACGAAACCGTTTAGTTTGATGGTTTTGCGTGCAAGAGTGTCTGTGCAGCTTAGAAATAAAGAGGCAGCAGCTAAGAATTCTATGGAGCTTGATGGATTTGAGTTCTATTTCGATAAAATGGAATTTTTCAAAGATGGAGAACCTATTGAACTTAGTAAGACAGAACAAAAGCTCCTTAGAGTGCTGTGTGAAAACAGAGGAAAAGTATTGAAACGGGAATATCTGATTGACGAGGTATGGCAGGGAGATACAGAGTTTGTGGATGCCCATGCCTTGACTGTTGCAATCAAACGCCTCAGAGACAAATTAGAAGATGATACGCAGAAGCCTGAATATATCAAGACGGTTTATGGAATTGGTTATACATGGGCGGTGAATGGATGA
- a CDS encoding replication initiator protein A produces MTDFLTADTNLPSYMMFPRFLLNMEINETAKMLYIILLDRARLSQKNEGWSDIAGHVFIYFTIEALAEVLHKSQMTVKTALAVLEKQELIFRKRQGPGQPNRIYVKLPKETIHYTDRFLSLRQTENYPIDRQDSFPDTDKKLSGNKKEIKKNNLEKRGSKEPLSPYGKFQNVFLSEKELEDIRQTIPDWKDYIERLSGYMASTGKQYQNHAATIISWARQDYPASWQRNYESEEYETL; encoded by the coding sequence ATGACGGACTTTCTGACAGCAGACACCAACCTGCCATCTTATATGATGTTTCCCCGTTTTCTTCTGAACATGGAAATAAACGAAACTGCCAAAATGCTTTATATTATCCTGCTCGACCGGGCAAGGCTTTCCCAGAAAAATGAGGGCTGGTCAGATATCGCTGGTCATGTGTTCATTTACTTTACAATTGAAGCACTGGCAGAAGTTCTCCACAAAAGCCAGATGACGGTAAAAACTGCTCTGGCAGTACTGGAAAAACAGGAGCTTATCTTCCGAAAACGGCAGGGACCCGGACAGCCCAATCGCATTTATGTAAAACTCCCAAAAGAAACCATCCACTATACAGACAGATTTCTTTCCCTAAGACAGACAGAAAACTATCCTATTGATAGACAGGATTCTTTCCCTGATACAGACAAAAAACTGTCTGGTAATAAGAAAGAGATAAAAAAGAACAATTTAGAAAAAAGAGGGAGTAAGGAGCCACTCTCACCCTATGGAAAATTTCAAAATGTTTTTCTGTCAGAAAAAGAGCTTGAAGATATCCGGCAGACAATCCCTGACTGGAAGGATTATATTGAACGCTTATCCGGTTATATGGCTTCTACCGGAAAGCAATATCAGAACCATGCAGCTACCATCATCAGTTGGGCAAGACAGGATTATCCTGCTTCCTGGCAAAGAAATTACGAAAGTGAGGAATACGAAACACTATGA
- the mobQ gene encoding MobQ family relaxase — MAIYHMQAKVVSRGSGRSAVAASAYMSCSRMYNDYDGIQHDYTRKQGLIYQEVMLPPMAPSEWNDREQLWNAVEETEKTKDSRLAREFVVALPVELDKNSNISLLQDFIQKNFVDMGMCADFAIHDTDGHNPHAHILLTVRPLNENGTWQYKTEKEYLCIKNGEEKGFTATEFKTAQKDGWEKQYRYKVGKKKIYMTASDAQEKGYDRIDKHPKSSRYGRQNPISEQWNSDEQLCIWRANWADTVNEMLARNQINASIDHRSFADQGITEQPTIHEGYIAQNMEKKGMIADRCEINRQIRADNQMLRELKTQISKLAQAVKNSIPVIAETMETIRNHMIFTQYHLLHNEMQKEVIHDWMNHFNPILNKYNAVKKKLKAKVSERKELNVQKDKTSILNPIQHIKLNQQLTTVTEEIEELKSRKEQLIFQAQCTTDKDMMNLSKKYDQMNKNLDVLDSQDTSLKKQLEKDATAFREEKFRPEPEQYTKLLDTRIQIRPDFRDKLIEQLKGTFGKYYDYHRRDIAANEVDYLNVEDPDVFSHRAWELEYQRKQEMRRNQPVRSKKRSYDMEL, encoded by the coding sequence ATGGCAATTTATCATATGCAAGCCAAAGTCGTCAGCCGTGGTTCCGGTCGGTCTGCTGTTGCTGCTTCTGCTTATATGAGCTGTAGCCGCATGTACAATGATTATGACGGCATTCAGCATGACTATACTAGAAAGCAGGGTCTGATCTATCAGGAAGTGATGCTTCCTCCAATGGCTCCATCGGAATGGAATGACCGGGAACAACTCTGGAATGCTGTGGAAGAAACCGAAAAGACCAAAGACAGCCGACTGGCAAGAGAATTTGTTGTCGCACTCCCCGTCGAGTTAGATAAAAACAGCAATATTTCTCTTCTTCAGGATTTTATTCAAAAGAATTTTGTGGATATGGGCATGTGTGCTGACTTTGCTATTCACGATACAGATGGACACAATCCTCATGCACACATTCTGCTTACCGTCCGTCCACTGAATGAAAATGGAACATGGCAGTATAAAACAGAAAAAGAATATCTCTGTATAAAAAATGGGGAAGAAAAAGGATTTACAGCTACTGAATTCAAAACTGCACAAAAAGATGGCTGGGAAAAGCAATACAGATATAAAGTTGGAAAAAAGAAGATTTATATGACCGCATCTGACGCACAGGAAAAGGGCTATGACCGCATCGACAAACATCCTAAAAGTAGCCGCTACGGCAGGCAGAATCCTATTTCTGAACAATGGAACAGTGATGAACAACTCTGTATCTGGAGAGCAAACTGGGCAGATACTGTAAATGAAATGCTTGCCCGCAATCAGATAAATGCATCCATTGATCACCGCAGCTTTGCAGATCAGGGAATCACCGAACAGCCGACCATCCACGAAGGCTACATTGCCCAGAATATGGAAAAGAAAGGAATGATAGCTGACCGCTGTGAAATCAACCGTCAGATTCGTGCAGATAATCAAATGCTCCGGGAATTAAAAACTCAGATATCGAAACTGGCTCAAGCTGTCAAAAATTCTATTCCTGTAATTGCAGAAACAATGGAAACTATCCGAAATCATATGATTTTTACACAATATCATTTACTTCATAATGAGATGCAAAAAGAAGTAATTCATGATTGGATGAATCATTTTAATCCAATACTGAATAAATATAATGCTGTTAAGAAGAAACTCAAAGCGAAAGTTTCGGAACGGAAAGAACTGAATGTGCAAAAGGATAAAACCAGTATTTTGAATCCCATCCAGCATATAAAATTGAATCAACAGCTTACCACTGTTACCGAAGAAATTGAAGAACTGAAATCACGGAAAGAGCAGCTAATCTTCCAGGCACAATGCACTACCGATAAAGATATGATGAATCTATCCAAGAAATACGACCAGATGAATAAAAATCTGGATGTCTTGGATTCTCAGGACACCTCGCTCAAAAAACAGCTTGAAAAAGACGCCACTGCTTTCCGGGAAGAAAAATTTCGTCCTGAGCCAGAACAATATACCAAATTACTGGATACCAGAATCCAGATACGTCCTGATTTCCGGGATAAGCTGATTGAACAACTCAAAGGTACTTTCGGTAAATATTACGACTATCACCGTCGTGATATTGCAGCCAATGAGGTGGATTATCTCAATGTGGAAGATCCTGATGTTTTCTCCCATCGTGCATGGGAACTTGAATATCAGAGGAAACAAGAGATGCGACGAAATCAGCCTGTTCGATCTAAGAAAAGGTCATATGATATGGAATTATAA
- a CDS encoding TnpV protein: protein MKSTFEKMGGTYTLGADGIYYPNLVSTDEEPHYGKYGMMRKTYLKEHRPAMYSLYMLEDRLTEHLNTVDDEAQERMDILVRQMMERQGITEELKACDQMEWVRAVNGIRNMVEEIVLKELVYI from the coding sequence ATGAAAAGCACATTTGAAAAAATGGGTGGAACCTACACACTTGGCGCAGACGGAATTTACTATCCGAATCTTGTCAGTACAGATGAAGAACCGCATTATGGGAAATATGGAATGATGCGAAAAACGTATCTGAAAGAGCATCGTCCGGCAATGTATTCACTGTATATGTTGGAAGACAGACTGACAGAACATCTGAATACTGTGGACGATGAAGCACAGGAGAGAATGGATATTCTGGTGCGTCAGATGATGGAGAGGCAGGGCATTACGGAAGAATTGAAAGCTTGTGACCAGATGGAATGGGTCAGAGCGGTAAATGGTATTCGTAATATGGTAGAAGAGATTGTGTTAAAAGAATTGGTCTATATTTAA
- the rlmD gene encoding 23S rRNA (uracil(1939)-C(5))-methyltransferase RlmD, with translation MKKGVEYTGVVTKIAFPNKGEVDCGEDGIASVKGTLPGQKVKFVVSKKRSGKAQGRLKEIIEKSPMEDVEPNCPHFGDCGGCSYQTMSYENQLKLKEDMVKGILDNAIKGDYRFEGILGSPVQWGYRNKMEFSFGDEFKDGPLALGMHKKNSFHDIVTVDNCKIVDRDYNIILRCVLDYCAKKELPFYHKLRHEGYVRHLLVRRTTKTKELLVALVTTSDAEMEKKADLMSLVEEIKALDLSAKLCGVIHIINDGLADVVQSDETRVLYGQEYVYEELLGLKFKISVFSFFQTNSLGAEVLYSKAREYIGETKDKLIFDLYSGTGTIAQILAPVAKKVVGVEIIEEAVEAAKVNASLNNLENCEFIAGDVLKVIDDLQDKPDLIVLDPPRDGINPKALQKIIDFGVDRMVYISCKPTSLARDLEMLQEQGYKVVKAAAIDQFPNTNHVETVVLLSQQKPDDTIEIDLDLDELDATSAELKATYQEIKDYVLKEFGLKVSNLYISQIKRKCGIEVGENYNLPKTENPKVPQCPKEKEEAIKAALKYFAMI, from the coding sequence ATGAAAAAAGGCGTTGAATATACAGGAGTAGTTACAAAAATTGCTTTTCCAAACAAGGGGGAAGTTGATTGTGGTGAAGACGGAATAGCATCAGTAAAAGGCACATTGCCGGGACAGAAGGTTAAGTTTGTTGTTTCAAAAAAGCGTTCAGGCAAGGCTCAGGGAAGATTAAAGGAAATAATTGAAAAATCACCAATGGAAGATGTTGAACCTAATTGCCCACATTTCGGTGATTGCGGTGGCTGTTCTTACCAGACAATGAGTTATGAGAATCAGTTGAAACTTAAGGAAGACATGGTTAAGGGAATTCTTGACAATGCAATCAAAGGAGACTACCGGTTTGAGGGAATACTTGGCAGTCCTGTGCAGTGGGGCTACAGAAATAAGATGGAATTTTCTTTTGGTGACGAGTTTAAGGATGGACCTTTGGCACTTGGAATGCACAAGAAAAACAGTTTCCACGACATTGTAACAGTGGATAACTGCAAGATTGTAGATAGAGATTACAATATTATTTTAAGATGTGTTTTGGATTACTGTGCAAAAAAAGAGTTACCTTTTTATCATAAATTACGTCACGAAGGTTATGTAAGACACTTGTTAGTCAGAAGAACAACTAAGACAAAAGAACTTTTGGTTGCCCTTGTTACAACATCAGATGCAGAAATGGAGAAGAAAGCTGACTTAATGAGTTTGGTGGAAGAAATAAAGGCACTTGATTTGTCAGCTAAGCTGTGCGGAGTTATTCATATTATTAATGATGGTTTGGCAGATGTTGTGCAAAGCGATGAGACAAGAGTTCTCTACGGACAGGAATATGTTTACGAAGAACTTTTAGGCTTAAAGTTCAAGATTTCAGTATTTTCATTTTTCCAGACTAATTCACTTGGGGCGGAAGTTTTGTATTCAAAAGCAAGAGAATATATCGGAGAAACAAAGGACAAGTTAATATTCGATCTATACAGCGGAACAGGCACAATCGCCCAGATTCTTGCGCCTGTTGCAAAAAAAGTAGTTGGGGTTGAAATCATAGAGGAAGCTGTTGAAGCTGCAAAAGTTAATGCAAGCTTAAACAACCTTGAAAATTGCGAGTTTATAGCCGGTGACGTTTTAAAGGTAATTGATGACCTTCAGGACAAGCCTGATTTAATCGTACTTGATCCACCACGTGATGGCATAAATCCAAAGGCATTGCAGAAGATAATCGACTTTGGCGTTGACCGAATGGTTTATATAAGCTGCAAGCCAACAAGCCTTGCAAGAGACTTGGAAATGCTACAGGAGCAAGGGTATAAAGTGGTTAAGGCAGCGGCAATCGACCAATTTCCGAACACAAATCATGTGGAGACGGTTGTTCTTTTGTCCCAACAAAAGCCGGATGACACGATAGAGATCGACTTAGACTTGGACGAGCTGGATGCTACAAGTGCCGAGTTGAAAGCAACCTATCAGGAAATCAAAGATTATGTGCTGAAAGAATTTGGCTTGAAGGTTTCAAATTTATATATTTCTCAAATCAAAAGGAAATGTGGAATCGAAGTAGGAGAGAACTATAATCTGCCAAAGACAGAAAATCCAAAAGTGCCACAGTGTCCGAAAGAGAAAGAAGAAGCAATTAAGGCTGCCCTGAAATATTTTGCGATGATCTAA
- a CDS encoding DUF3847 domain-containing protein — translation MADKRIMTPEEKALLQARHRQEEAEARNRKKERDARTHRLVQEGAILESIVPHIKEMDLDSLKRELMIRLRGM, via the coding sequence ATGGCAGATAAAAGAATCATGACACCGGAAGAAAAAGCACTTTTACAGGCAAGACACCGCCAGGAAGAAGCCGAAGCAAGAAATCGCAAAAAAGAACGTGATGCCAGAACACACCGATTAGTCCAGGAAGGAGCCATTCTGGAAAGTATTGTTCCCCATATTAAAGAAATGGATTTAGATTCCCTGAAACGGGAGCTGATGATCCGGCTACGGGGAATGTAA